The genomic DNA ATGTCTCACTGCAAGGGATGGTCAAGCCATAGAGGTTGTGAAATCTCGTCGCCCGGTGAAGTCCTGTCCCGTTAGAGAACTAAACGCTAAGAGATGTCTCATTGCATTACACAGAGCGCCAGTAAAGAGGAAGAACAGCCCTTCGCTTTTTGCAGTACCTAACTGCATGTTTGTAAACATATGCAGTCTGTCGAAGACCAAAAATAGAGTAAGAGCTCCTGTAGCCTTGGAGGCAGATATGCGGAACAATGATATTGATGTGTGCGTCGTGTCCGAAACTCATTTAAAACCGGCACAACCCGATGCGGTGGTTAACATCGCCGATTATGCAGTCTTTCGCAGGGACAGGAATTGGTCAGGAAAGGATATGCGGAATAAAGGCGGTGTTGCGATTTATATCAGGAAAACTCTGACAGTGCTTGATGTTTACCGCTCAACTGATTATGAAATCATATGCGTAACTTTGCGTCTTCCCACGGGACATCGCTTTTTAATCTGCGGTGTTTATAATCCTCCAAAGCACAGTTACAATGAAGGTGACTTAATGAACCATCTATTGTCTTTTGTTGATCAAACAATGGACTGTCATCCCGGAACTGTTGTTGTGTGCGGCGGAGATTTAAATAAACTAAACATCAAACAGTTTGAACAGCTGACTGGATGGAATGCCTTGGTAGATTTTCCCACGCGTGGAGAGTCTAGATTAGATAATTGTTTATCTAATCGAGCAGAGCTATTTGGAAGGTGTCGTCCTTTCACCATGTTAACTAAAAGCGATCATACCGGCGTGGTGTTACCAGCAGGAACAAAGCTTCGTCCAGTTCGGCGGAAAGTCAAGATCCGTGACCAGAGAGAGCACCGTAAACAGGATTTGTATAAAGCACTAGCGGAGGAAGACTGGAGTGAGGTTTATCAGTCTCAGGGTGTAGATCAGGCCGTTAGTTGCATGGAACGGATTATTTTGAGTCACCTGGAGAAGTGGATGCCGATGAGAACTGTGACTATGTCGTCACGGGATCCGATGTGGATGACGCCACTTGTTAAGTCTCTGCTCAGACAAAAGTCACGCATTTCCACTGGGAGTGCAGAACGAGTAAAAGCCATGAATAAGAGAATTTCGGAAATTATCTGCGAGAATAGAGGGAATTTCTCGGCTGCGATAGGTACCCGTGACTGGTGGAAAAGAGTAGATGATATATCACAGCGTCGGCGGCCTGGCGCGGTTTTATCCCTTGACCATGATTCTCTCCGGGAGCTTAATAATCATTTCGCCGAATTATGTACTGATGATGTGTATACGGCACCAACACCATTGGAGATAGGCGAGGAAGTGGAGATTCCTACTGTCTCGCAGAGGGTTGTTTGGAACACTCTTCAAAGGATTAAGAAGACAGCAACTGGTCCTGACGCCATCCCTTATACTGTTTGGAAAGATCATGCTGAGCTGGTTACTTCGGTGGTAACTTGGGTGTGGAATCTATCGTTAAAAACGCATACCTGGCCTCGGTCGTGGAAGAGATCCAACATTAATCCCCTGCCAAAAGTTGAGGTGCCGAAAGAGAAATGTGACTATCGAGGAATAAATGTTACACCAGTTATAGCTAGGGCCTTTGAGAAAGTCGTCTTCAATGCGCATGCGCGTGACGTAGTAGAGGAGAACTTGACTGCCTCGCAGTTTGCTTACAGGGAAGGCGGCAGCTGTACGGACGCGCTCATTGCCATACAACATGCGGTCAATCAGTACCTTGACGATCCACAGTGTACAGCCGTTAGACTCTATGCGATGGACTTTAGTAAGGCTTTCGACTCTGTAAAACATGACTTGTTATCTGTCAAACTTAAGCAGTTAGGTTTGAGTCCTTACATTACCAATTGGTATTTGAGTTTTTTAGAGGGTAGGAAGCAAAGACTGTTATATGATGGGTTTGTCGGGCAATGGAAAGATGTTAATAAGGGTACCACGCAAGGAAGCGTGAGTGGCCCccatttgtttaccattttccttAATGATCTAGAGATAAGTTTGAAAGGTAAAGACATTCTGTTtaagtatgctgatgatactactatTGTTTCGCCCGTGAGGAAAGAACAGGATAACTCAGTGGATATAGTAAGAACGTTTATGGAATGGTCAGAGAAGAACTGTATGTCTATTAATAGcaaaaaatgtaaggagctaGTTATTAGAAAGAAAAGCGTTACAAATGTGTTTACGCCAGTTTTCGGCATTCCACAAACTTGTCAACTTTCTGTCCTTGGGTTAATATTACAGGATAATTGCCGATTTGATTGTCATGTGCACGTGAAGTTGATTAAGGCGAATAAGTGCttatttatattaagatccttacgtaaggaaggttattctcaggcGGAGTTAGATCACTTGTTTTCAAGTATTGTGCTTCCTACCATCACTTATGGGTTGCCGGTATATGGTGCTTCTGAGGCGGAGCTGACAGCAATGCAATGTTTTCTAGATAGATGTTACAAACGTAAATATACTTCTAAGTCTTTTTCTATCAAGCACCTTCTAGAAAAGCAGGATAGAAAAGTATTTAGTAAGGTTTCTGGCATAGACGGACACCCTCTAAGGGGACTACTACCCAGGAAGAAAGTATCGacttacaatttaaggaatcgaACAAGTCAGTATCCGAAAGTTAATACAGATAGATTCAAAAACTCTTACATTAAtcgcttaatttttaaatacaatttagctatgtgagtgtattttttattttttattttttattgtaaataacttagatatatatacttttttactcaaatattgtaacataagatatgtattttttatcttgtgaggaaataaagactattattattattattatagtagtCCATTTAGGTACAATCggcgaaaaaaaaatgtttacacGTTGACCTTTTCAACCCCCTATTCCGTCTTTCTTAAAATATAACTCTTTTGGCTTTTGTGTCGTAATTCCTGTGATCTTTGACTACAAACAGACAACATTGTATGGGGGATAGGAGGTCTTTTGGGAAATGTATTGCGTGGTACAAATTAAATAGCTCTGTTATTTTCCGCCATAAAAACTGCTGTACAGGCGTAATGTGTCAACtcattttgacgccgattgtagttttatattttgaaatgaccTTTTCGTTCTTGTTGCCGTTGTCCATGTTAAAACTCCCTAATGTTTCGTAGGTGACACATTGCCGCACGCTGTTATCCAGTATTTCAAAGTTGTTCTTCTTGGTGACCCAAGAGTCGGCAAGACATCTCTTGTAAAGGCCCTGAAAAACAATGATCATTCCTGGGATTTGCCCAACGAGTATAAACCAACTACGGGCGCTTGGATAACACATTTCGATTTGACTGACACTCGTCGACTTCTCATCACTGATGCGTCTGGCATGCGCCAGGAATTTTCCCATCTCATCAATCTTTATTTGCGAAAAttgcattgtgttgtgtttgtgTTTGCCCTTGACGAGCCTGCTAGCTTTAGAGGACTTTCTCATTGGTACGACGTTTTTACGCGATCGTACACGGGCGATGCTTctcaagttgcaaaattcgtcGTCGGTACCAAAATAGACGTTGTCCATGGTATCTGCGAGCTGCAAAGAGAAGGGACTACTTTTGCAAAGAATATTGGAGCAGAGATGTGGATCACATCGGCGCGTAATTCATTCAACACTCGTGAACTGTTTAGCAGAATTGCTGATAATGTGATTAAACTACCTGATAAGGAGCTGGTCTTACTGCAAAGTGATTTACAAGACGACAACTTTGCAAATGCAAGTATGTTAGATGATGTGCTTCTCAGTAAAGGAGCCCTGGTGAGGTATCCCGATCCTATTCTCCTGGATACTGAAGGGGACGAGATTTCAGAAATATTGCTTTCCTACCAGTGCCTTACTATGACTGGACACAAAAGGACATTTAAATGGGGTACATGGTCGAAAATAAGGTAAGATTAAATATTTTCAATCGGCATTTCCTGGTAAAGTAATTTGCGCTTCTTTAAAGCTGGTTTTCACTGGCGATGGAGTCGGAGTCATAAGAGCTCTTACTGgacctagtgaaaatcaaagatcggagtcgtaagcggagtcataagaTCGACGGAATCAAAAtcagaagaatcagaacgttcccattttccTCCGACTCctcttatgactccgtcgcttatgattcagtgaaaactagattgtcggagtcggaagcagaagcggaagaaccaacTAATCACAATGCTTAGAATCGaggattgtgattggtttattctctCGCTTTGGCgtccgactccgacaatgcagttttcactggatcgtaagcgaCGGAATCATGAGCGGAATCGgtgttctgcttccgactccgacagtttgatttttaCTAGATCGTATTGCTCTGCCtcttctgattacgactccgactccgaccccgtcgctagtgaaaaccagcctttacaAAgtaaacgagatggaataattgaGAAacagttagagcggttttcaattgagtgtcaaaagtaattagcgaattgctttggttttgcattacttcactcagtgattggttcaaagttctcgcgccactttttcaaccaatcagaagtaaaaccaaaaccaa from Montipora capricornis isolate CH-2021 chromosome 2, ASM3666992v2, whole genome shotgun sequence includes the following:
- the LOC138028889 gene encoding uncharacterized protein, with product MRIWASRWKVTFEPSKCKVMTISRKRIPTRPELQFGSIPLAVMNELEQKLGALRGVANKLDRRDRGENVFLVLLDLSAAFDTVNHSRLLSRLQDTFGIQGTVLKWFKSYLTNRSQFVNINASNSSVRELTVGIPQGSVMGPVLYLLYTTPLADVIRSHGLDYHMYADDNQLYLSFVTQDVDQAKSKIEECITSICKWMGVNELKLNHDKTEIMMFHSKFRVPPAVQSLRVGMENVNLSSFAKSLGVTFDDTMSFDNQQISNVCKSSFYSLRNISRIHKYLDKESAASLIHAYITSKLDYCNSLLVGMPKFQLQRLQYVQNTAARVVCQGRKYDHITPMLQEPIHYRTLKELSFNEDEILVSYDVTSLFTNVPLDYTLDLLVEKAFKDNWFCATYDLTISKQDLFELLKIATKDQLFQFNDNLYLQTDGVAMGSPLGPLLANVFLVHVEEMLEQQDKLPSFYRRYVDDTLVVIRDVAEAEQFLITLNNCHPSIQFTMELAVNNTLPFLGMLLMKQRSKITTSVYRKTTNKGLLLHYQSHVDNKYKKSLLKIMLHRAYSLSSTTELFEKECENIRSIFHKLRYPSELIEATIRNFINTSDVESQSTSNNNKNTIRIVLPFIDQKPADIVKCQLTQLNKKLDIDLQPVFVSHKLEDVLKFREPKPSLVSQQLVVYKFQCGSCDASYVGYTARHLHQRIEEHRYSAIGRALVFFIVSINVLAFNDRHNALNGNLTCYSNCWTAKPVISHSFVLNHRLKRCVVRWDSRGLVYLAAPEDSVLLSTLLTMPDIHPNPGPQDGHQENRLVDGVDLTTAHRDCSNGGADTILFRSRNDLLSLRRFALKPQAPVLNTLKQLGILRYRGRSRVKNRAADAFLNPNERARDRELNAKRCLTARDGQAIEVVKSRRPVKSCPVRELNAKRCLIALHRAPVKRKNSPSLFAVPNCMFVNICSLSKTKNRVRAPVALEADMRNNDIDVCVVSETHLKPAQPDAVVNIADYAVFRRDRNWSGKDMRNKGGVAIYIRKTLTVLDVYRSTDYEIICVTLRLPTGHRFLICGVYNPPKHSYNEGDLMNHLLSFVDQTMDCHPGTVVVCGGDLNKLNIKQFEQLTGWNALVDFPTRGESRLDNCLSNRAELFGRCRPFTMLTKSDHTGVVLPAGTKLRPVRRKVKIRDQREHRKQDLYKALAEEDWSEVYQSQGVDQAVSCMERIILSHLEKWMPMRTVTMSSRDPMWMTPLVKSLLRQKSRISTGSAERVKAMNKRISEIICENRGNFSAAIGTRDWWKRVDDISQRRRPGAVLSLDHDSLRELNNHFAELCTDDVYTAPTPLEIGEEVEIPTVSQRVVWNTLQRIKKTATGPDAIPYTVWKDHAELVTSVVTWVWNLSLKTHTWPRSWKRSNINPLPKVEVPKEKCDYRGINVTPVIARAFEKVVFNAHARDVVEENLTASQFAYREGGSCTDALIAIQHAVNQYLDDPQCTAVRLYAMDFSKAFDSVKHDLLSVKLKQLGLSPYITNWYLSFLEGRKQRLLYDGFVGQWKDVNKGTTQGSVSGPHLFTIFLNDLEISLKGKDILFKYADDTTIVSPVRKEQDNSVDIVRTFMEWSEKNCMSINSKKCKELVIRKKSVTNVFTPVFGIPQTCQLSVLGLILQDNCRFDCHVHVKLIKANKCLFILRSLRKEGYSQAELDHLFSSIVLPTITYGLPVYGASEAELTAMQCFLDRCYKRKYTSKSFSIKHLLEKQDRKVFSKVSGIDGHPLRGLLPRKKVSTYNLRNRTSQYPKVNTDRFKNSYINRLIFKYNLAM